In the genome of Pseudomonas sp. LBUM920, one region contains:
- the zapE gene encoding cell division protein ZapE yields MAVLPLIQRLLGKKTAVLDPSPIPAFFENKARQQGYTLSAGQTRAIAALARETQHLLANRATRSLYLHGPVGRGKSWLLDGFFQALPIADKQRVHFHAFFARLHRGMFAHREHDDALGVTLDELLAGCRVLCFDEFHVHDIGDAMLISRLFKALFARGVLVLVTSNYAPEGLLPNPLYHERFKPVIDLIAARMDVLEVSSPEDFRSLPQAHAEQHFTAGQYVWPGTPVQREMLGLPATDCPAQSLTVGNRQLICRHHQAPTIAFTFNDLCEQLTAVMDYLLLCEDFDHWIVDGLPQLADCPIAVQQRFINLVDVLYDQDKRLTLIGQHPLAHALEGQAIDLARTASRLNQLQTVCPQPAPHPVS; encoded by the coding sequence TTGGCTGTGCTTCCCCTGATTCAGCGTTTGCTGGGCAAAAAAACCGCCGTCCTTGACCCCTCGCCGATCCCGGCGTTCTTTGAGAACAAGGCCAGGCAACAGGGCTATACCCTGAGCGCAGGCCAAACCCGGGCGATTGCCGCCCTCGCCCGCGAGACCCAGCACCTGCTCGCCAACCGTGCAACGCGCAGCCTGTACCTGCACGGCCCGGTGGGGCGCGGCAAAAGCTGGCTGCTCGATGGGTTTTTCCAGGCGCTGCCGATTGCCGACAAACAGCGCGTGCACTTCCATGCGTTTTTTGCCCGCCTGCATCGGGGCATGTTTGCGCACCGTGAGCATGACGACGCCCTGGGCGTGACCCTCGATGAGCTGTTGGCGGGATGCCGGGTGCTGTGTTTCGACGAATTCCATGTTCACGATATCGGCGATGCCATGCTCATCAGCCGGCTGTTCAAAGCCTTGTTCGCGCGCGGCGTGCTGGTGCTGGTGACCTCAAACTATGCGCCCGAGGGGCTGCTGCCCAACCCGCTGTACCACGAACGCTTCAAGCCGGTAATCGACCTGATTGCCGCGCGGATGGACGTGCTGGAGGTCAGCTCACCCGAGGATTTTCGCAGCTTGCCCCAAGCGCATGCCGAGCAGCACTTCACCGCTGGCCAGTATGTTTGGCCGGGCACGCCCGTCCAGCGTGAAATGCTCGGGCTGCCCGCCACCGATTGCCCGGCGCAAAGCCTGACCGTCGGCAATCGTCAGCTGATATGTCGCCACCATCAGGCGCCAACCATCGCGTTCACCTTCAACGACCTGTGCGAACAACTCACGGCCGTGATGGATTACTTGCTGCTCTGCGAGGACTTCGACCACTGGATTGTCGACGGGCTGCCCCAGTTGGCAGACTGCCCGATCGCCGTGCAACAACGGTTTATCAACCTGGTGGACGTGCTGTACGACCAGGACAAACGCCTGACGCTGATCGGCCAACACCCCTTGGCGCATGCCCTTGAAGGGCAGGCCATCGACCTGGCTCGCACCGCGAGCCGTCTGAACCAATTGCAAACCGTCTGCCCGCAACCGGCGCCTCACCCGGTATCATGA
- a CDS encoding LysR substrate-binding domain-containing protein, whose product MNLFQLRAFDAVAREGSFTRAAARLFISQPAVTGHIKALEEHYQIPLLRRTARRVELTEEGTRLAAITRAIFGLVDEAQTLLEANRQLLTGRLEVAADGPHLVMPMIARLRARYPGITVNLRLGNAQETLAALLSEHADVAVLTEVEPRNGLHLQALNESRICALVPAGHPWLADPAGIRLEQLHEVIMVLREPGSITRRTFDSACASAAVQPKVLLELDSREAVTEAVAAELGVGVVSSMEVSRDPRVHAIPLQGDGLVNRHMLGCMERRRSLRLIQAFFELAS is encoded by the coding sequence ATGAACTTGTTCCAACTGCGTGCATTCGATGCCGTAGCCCGCGAGGGCAGTTTCACCCGGGCGGCGGCGCGGCTGTTTATCAGCCAGCCGGCGGTGACCGGGCACATCAAGGCTCTGGAGGAGCACTACCAGATCCCGTTGTTACGGCGTACGGCGCGGCGGGTGGAGTTGACCGAAGAGGGCACGCGCCTGGCGGCGATCACCCGAGCGATCTTCGGTCTGGTGGACGAGGCCCAGACCCTGCTGGAAGCCAATCGTCAGTTGCTCACCGGGCGCCTGGAGGTGGCGGCCGACGGCCCGCATCTGGTGATGCCGATGATCGCCAGGTTACGTGCGCGCTACCCAGGCATCACCGTGAACCTGCGCTTGGGCAATGCTCAGGAAACCCTGGCGGCGCTGTTGTCCGAGCATGCGGATGTGGCGGTGCTCACCGAGGTGGAACCGCGCAATGGCCTGCACCTGCAAGCCCTGAACGAATCGCGCATCTGCGCCTTGGTGCCGGCAGGGCACCCGTGGCTGGCCGACCCGGCGGGCATTCGCCTTGAGCAATTGCACGAAGTGATCATGGTGCTTCGCGAGCCCGGCTCGATTACCCGGCGCACCTTCGACAGCGCGTGCGCCAGCGCCGCTGTGCAGCCCAAGGTCTTGCTGGAACTGGACAGCCGTGAGGCGGTGACCGAAGCCGTCGCCGCTGAACTGGGCGTGGGGGTGGTGTCGTCAATGGAGGTCAGCCGCGATCCGCGCGTGCATGCCATTCCCCTGCAGGGCGACGGGCTGGTCAACCGGCACATGCTCGGTTGCATGGAGCGGCGCCGTTCACTGCGCCTGATCCAGGCGTTTTTCGAGTTGGCGTCTTGA
- a CDS encoding protein kinase yields the protein MNTLAQLKAGQLAGITRLDLSCGLTEFPREIFELADSLEILNLTGNALSSLPDDLHRLSHLRVLFCSDNAFTELPACLGQCAQLSMIGFKANRISHVPAAALPPQLRWLILTDNCISQLPNELGERPLLQKLMLAGNQLAHLPQSLANCHNLELIRIAANRLTQLPQWLLTLPSLTWLAYAGNPVEMAVDLAGDDATPNIPWSELELGDVLGEGASGIIRKAAWRPRGMSVAVKLYKGTITSDGSPLHEMQACIAAGLHPNLIKVEGRVVGHPDDQAALVMDLIDPSYRNLAALPSLASCTRDIYAPDTRFSPQVALRMARGIASVAAHLHRHGITHGDLYGHNILWNAEGDCLLGDFGAASFHATADTLETQALQRIEVRAFGVLLGELLARVDTPFNDQALVALQKRCCQPDVLARPGFEEIETLLQALPHH from the coding sequence ATGAATACCCTCGCCCAACTCAAGGCCGGCCAACTGGCCGGCATCACGCGCCTGGACCTGTCCTGCGGGCTGACCGAATTCCCGCGGGAAATCTTCGAACTGGCCGACTCCCTGGAAATCCTCAACCTCACGGGCAACGCCCTGAGCAGCCTGCCCGACGACCTGCATCGCCTGTCGCACCTGCGCGTGCTGTTCTGCTCCGACAACGCCTTCACCGAGCTGCCGGCGTGCCTGGGCCAGTGCGCACAGCTGAGCATGATCGGCTTCAAGGCCAACCGGATCAGCCACGTGCCCGCCGCCGCGCTGCCGCCGCAGTTGCGCTGGCTGATCCTCACGGATAACTGCATCAGCCAATTGCCCAATGAATTGGGCGAGCGGCCGTTGCTGCAAAAACTGATGTTGGCCGGCAACCAATTGGCGCACCTGCCGCAAAGCCTGGCCAACTGCCACAACCTGGAACTGATCCGCATCGCCGCCAACCGCCTGACTCAACTGCCGCAGTGGCTGCTGACGCTGCCGAGCCTGACCTGGCTGGCCTATGCCGGTAACCCGGTGGAAATGGCCGTGGATCTGGCGGGCGATGACGCGACACCGAACATTCCCTGGTCGGAACTGGAACTGGGTGACGTGCTGGGCGAAGGCGCCTCGGGGATCATTCGCAAGGCGGCGTGGCGACCGCGGGGGATGTCTGTCGCAGTCAAACTGTACAAAGGCACGATCACCAGCGACGGCTCTCCGCTGCACGAAATGCAGGCCTGCATCGCCGCCGGGCTGCACCCCAACCTGATCAAGGTGGAAGGCCGCGTGGTGGGCCATCCCGATGACCAGGCCGCGCTGGTGATGGACCTGATCGACCCGAGTTATCGCAACCTTGCTGCACTGCCGAGCCTGGCGTCCTGTACGCGCGATATCTACGCGCCCGACACGCGCTTCAGCCCCCAAGTGGCCTTGCGCATGGCGCGCGGCATAGCGTCGGTGGCGGCCCATCTGCACCGCCACGGCATTACCCATGGCGACCTGTATGGCCACAACATTCTGTGGAATGCCGAGGGTGATTGTTTGCTCGGGGATTTTGGCGCGGCGTCGTTCCATGCCACGGCGGACACCTTGGAAACCCAGGCGTTGCAGCGTATTGAAGTGCGCGCGTTTGGGGTGTTGCTGGGGGAGTTGCTGGCGCGGGTTGACACGCCGTTCAACGACCAGGCGTTGGTGGCGCTGCAAAAACGCTGCTGCCAGCCTGATGTGCTGGCGCGACCAGGCTTTGAAGAGATCGAGACCTTGCTGCAAGCTCTGCCACACCACTGA
- a CDS encoding spore coat U domain-containing protein: MGAILCNTVYAAQLQVEVRIDVQRGCQLVGITRDAGIEQLGVLDFGSGPRLDDPAGPLSAALISQRQPRLECNPDTPYQMRVDGGLHGGVGEVRYLSAATPSSKPIPYRLYADAARRIALPVNEPLSGRVPDSGSVDLPLYGRIEPLKDIPAVGRYTDLLKVTVTW; encoded by the coding sequence ATGGGCGCCATACTCTGTAACACGGTTTACGCTGCGCAACTTCAGGTAGAAGTGCGCATCGACGTGCAACGGGGCTGCCAGTTGGTGGGCATCACCCGCGATGCGGGTATCGAGCAGCTGGGCGTGTTGGACTTTGGCAGCGGCCCGCGTCTGGATGACCCGGCCGGCCCCTTGAGTGCGGCCTTGATCAGCCAGCGCCAGCCGCGCCTGGAATGCAACCCGGACACACCCTATCAAATGCGCGTTGACGGCGGCCTGCATGGCGGCGTCGGCGAAGTGCGCTACCTCAGCGCCGCGACCCCCTCGAGTAAACCTATTCCCTATCGCCTCTACGCCGACGCCGCGCGACGTATTGCCTTGCCCGTGAATGAACCGCTCAGTGGCCGCGTGCCGGACTCGGGCAGCGTCGACTTGCCCTTATATGGCCGCATCGAACCGCTCAAGGACATCCCCGCCGTCGGCCGCTACACCGACCTGCTCAAGGTCACGGTCACATGGTAA
- a CDS encoding spore coat protein U domain-containing protein has protein sequence MVSRGWALVAMGGLLLLAEDAQAAVAGQIHARLVITASCEVSKGAASAPVSPAGGTAVLDFGSQGPTWSNPLGAAVSDGDKAPLSVSCNPSVVSSFTVTIDGGAHGDGTTRRLSNGRQTIPYRLSADPLGQSTYSIGQQRNFVVTKGTQVPIPVFGSVVANTRALPAGIYTDTLTVTLDW, from the coding sequence ATGGTAAGCCGGGGCTGGGCCCTCGTGGCCATGGGCGGCCTGTTGCTGCTGGCAGAAGACGCCCAGGCGGCCGTGGCCGGGCAGATTCATGCGCGGCTGGTGATAACCGCCAGTTGTGAGGTGAGCAAAGGCGCCGCAAGCGCGCCCGTGAGCCCCGCGGGCGGCACGGCAGTGCTCGACTTTGGCAGCCAGGGCCCGACCTGGAGCAACCCACTGGGCGCAGCCGTTTCCGATGGCGACAAGGCGCCGCTGTCGGTGTCCTGCAATCCGTCGGTGGTCAGCAGTTTCACCGTGACGATCGACGGCGGCGCGCACGGCGATGGCACCACGCGACGCTTGAGCAACGGGCGTCAGACCATCCCGTATCGGCTGTCGGCCGATCCGCTGGGCCAGAGCACTTACAGCATTGGCCAACAACGCAATTTCGTCGTGACCAAGGGCACACAAGTACCGATCCCGGTATTCGGCTCGGTGGTGGCGAATACCAGGGCCCTACCGGCCGGCATCTACACAGACACCCTGACGGTGACTCTGGATTGGTAA
- a CDS encoding 2-aminoethylphosphonate--pyruvate transaminase — MTTAAPILLTPGPLTTSVRTRQAMLVDWGSWDQRFNQLTASVCEQLLAILNAADSHHCVPLQGSGTFAVEAAIGTLVPRSGKVLVLINGAYGKRLARICEVLGRPFSTFETAEDEPTTAADVDRLLRADPAITHVALIHCETSTGILNPLPPIAEVVKSHGKRLIIDAMSSFGALPIDAREVPFEALIAASGKCLEGVPGMGFVFADKQSLAAAQGHCHSLAMDLFDQHSYMARTGQWRFTPPTHVVAALHEALLQYHEEGGLPARHQRYTRNCQALLDGMAELGLRSFLPAAIQAPIIVTFHAPKDPRYQFKAFYERVKAKGFILYPGKLTQVETFRVGCIGHVDAAGMRAAVKAIAQVLQEMEVLDI, encoded by the coding sequence ATGACCACCGCCGCGCCCATTCTGCTCACACCCGGCCCCCTGACCACGTCCGTGCGTACGCGTCAGGCCATGCTGGTGGATTGGGGTTCATGGGACCAGCGATTCAACCAACTCACCGCCAGCGTCTGCGAGCAGTTGCTGGCGATCCTCAACGCTGCCGACAGCCATCACTGCGTGCCCCTGCAAGGCAGCGGCACCTTTGCCGTCGAAGCCGCCATCGGCACCCTGGTGCCGCGTAGTGGCAAGGTGCTGGTATTGATCAACGGCGCCTACGGCAAGCGCTTGGCCAGGATCTGCGAAGTGCTCGGCCGCCCATTCAGTACCTTTGAAACCGCCGAGGATGAACCGACCACTGCGGCCGATGTGGACCGTCTGCTGCGCGCCGACCCGGCCATTACCCACGTGGCGCTGATCCACTGCGAGACCAGCACCGGCATTCTCAACCCGCTGCCGCCGATTGCCGAGGTGGTGAAAAGCCACGGCAAGCGCCTGATCATCGACGCCATGAGTTCCTTCGGTGCGCTGCCAATTGACGCTCGCGAAGTGCCGTTCGAGGCACTGATAGCAGCCTCGGGCAAATGCCTGGAGGGCGTGCCGGGCATGGGTTTTGTGTTTGCCGACAAACAGTCGCTGGCCGCCGCCCAAGGTCACTGCCACTCCCTGGCGATGGACCTGTTCGACCAGCACAGCTACATGGCCAGGACCGGGCAATGGCGCTTCACCCCGCCAACGCACGTGGTCGCCGCCCTGCACGAAGCGTTGCTGCAATATCACGAAGAAGGCGGCCTGCCTGCGCGTCACCAGCGCTATACACGCAACTGTCAGGCGCTGCTCGATGGCATGGCCGAACTGGGCCTGCGCAGCTTCCTGCCGGCAGCGATCCAGGCGCCGATCATCGTCACCTTTCATGCGCCAAAGGACCCGCGTTACCAGTTCAAGGCGTTCTATGAGCGGGTCAAGGCCAAGGGTTTCATCCTGTATCCCGGCAAATTGACCCAAGTGGAAACCTTCCGCGTGGGCTGTATCGGCCACGTCGATGCGGCCGGCATGCGCGCCGCGGTCAAGGCGATCGCGCAGGTGCTGCAAGAAATGGAAGTGCTGGACATTTGA
- a CDS encoding YebC/PmpR family DNA-binding transcriptional regulator, which translates to MGAQWKVKHKEAASNAKGKIFGKLVKEITIAARNGADTATNAHLRLVVEQAKKASMPKETLERAIKKGAGLLGETVQYHRVTYEGFAPHQVPLIVECVTDNINRTVAEIRVAFRKGQLGASGSVAWDFNHVGLIEASPDTPDADPEMAAIEAGAQDFEDGEEEGTTLFITETTDLDAVQKALPEQGFTVLSAKLGYISKNPVSGLTDEQMAEVEAFLEGLDNHDDVQDMFVGLAG; encoded by the coding sequence ATGGGCGCACAGTGGAAAGTCAAACATAAAGAAGCGGCATCCAATGCCAAGGGCAAGATCTTCGGCAAGCTGGTGAAGGAAATCACCATCGCCGCCCGCAACGGTGCCGACACCGCGACCAACGCCCACCTGCGTCTGGTGGTTGAGCAAGCCAAAAAGGCCTCGATGCCCAAGGAAACCCTGGAGCGCGCGATCAAAAAAGGCGCCGGCCTGCTGGGTGAAACCGTGCAGTACCACCGTGTGACCTACGAAGGGTTCGCCCCGCACCAGGTGCCGCTGATCGTCGAGTGCGTGACCGATAACATCAACCGCACCGTGGCGGAAATCCGCGTGGCGTTCCGCAAAGGTCAGTTGGGTGCTTCGGGCTCTGTGGCCTGGGACTTCAACCACGTCGGCCTGATCGAAGCGTCGCCGGACACCCCGGACGCTGATCCGGAAATGGCGGCTATCGAAGCCGGCGCCCAGGATTTCGAAGACGGCGAAGAAGAGGGCACCACCCTGTTCATCACCGAAACCACCGACCTGGATGCCGTGCAGAAGGCCCTGCCGGAGCAGGGTTTCACGGTGTTGTCGGCCAAGCTGGGCTACATCTCGAAGAACCCGGTGAGTGGTTTGACCGATGAGCAGATGGCCGAAGTCGAAGCCTTCCTGGAAGGGCTGGACAACCATGACGACGTGCAGGATATGTTCGTCGGCCTGGCTGGCTGA